One window of Ziziphus jujuba cultivar Dongzao chromosome 5, ASM3175591v1 genomic DNA carries:
- the LOC107421629 gene encoding pentatricopeptide repeat-containing protein At3g09040, mitochondrial, producing the protein MRLRPPLKAFPVSSFRSSHHQHSFSAVPHELTRPSRTPESVYNHLLKACTEQCKLVNAHHSIDETSETSQALRTGKVVHAHSLKYGLDSYGFLGNSIVALYAKCGNVGFTEKAFNRLERKDVLAWNSVLSMYSKRGLLEQVVESFGSLRNSGVSPNEFTFAMVLSTCARLVDVGYGRQVHCGIIKMGFELSSFCEGALIDMYAKCNCVGDACHVFNSSVESDTVACTAMITGYVQAGFPEEALKVFEEMKKVGRALDQVAYVSVISACVGLGRLNDACELFAQMSSANVVAWNVMISGHAKGGYEVEAVKFFVKMRKAGIKPTRSTLGSILSAIASLAALDYGLLIHTHAIKQGLDSSFYVGSSLINMYAKCEEVDAARKVFCILDEKNIVLWNAMLGGYAQNGYAYEVLELFSSMRNSRIQPDEFTFTSVLSACSCLEFLKMGCQLHSVIIKKKLASNLFVANALTDMYAKSGALKEARKQFELIRNRDIVSWNAIIVGYVQEQDEEEAFHMFQMMNLQGILPDEVSLASILNACANIRALKQGQQVHSLSLKSGLETSLYAGSSLIDMYAKCGAIDAAHKVFSCMAHWSVVSMNTMIAAYGQSNLEKAINLFQEMHVIGLKPTEITFASLLDACSGPYVLIIGRQIHCLVLKRALLYGSSDFLCVSLLGMYMKSQCQQDADILFSELPRPRSRVLWTVIISGLIQNNCSEKALQMYHQMRCENALPDQATFASVLRACAVLSSLSDGRKMHSLTFHTGFHLDEPTSSALIDMYAKCGDVESAVQVFQEMSSKNDVISWNSMIVGLAKNGYAEYALKVFDEMKQTRIMPDDVTFLGVLTACSHAGRVAEGHQVFDIMVHDYGFQPRVDHVACMVDLLGRWGFLKEAEEFVNKQNFESDAMIWATLLGACRLHGDELRGRYSAEKLIELDPQDSSSYVLLANIYAASGKWTEVNSLRREMKEKGVMKLPGCSWTVVGQMTHKFSAGDKSHPKTDEIHSVLKYLTALIKEENYVVDIDSFLHDED; encoded by the coding sequence CATGAGTTGACTCGCCCGAGTCGAACCCCTGAATCTGTCTATAACCATCTCTTGAAGGCGTGCACGGAACAGTGCAAACTGGTTAATGCCCACCACTCGATCGACGAAACGTCTGAGACATCTCAAGCTTTGAGAACCGGCAAGGTCGTCCATGCCCACAGCTTGAAATATGGATTGGATTCCTATGGGTTTCTAGGGAATTCTATTGTTGCTCTTTATGCCAAGTGTGGCAATGTGGGTTTCACCGAGAAGGCATTTAATCGGCTTGAGAGAAAAGATGTATTGGCTTGGAACTCGGTTCTTTCAATGTACTCGAAGCGGGGATTGTTGGAACAGGTTGTTGAGTCATTTGGGTCACTGCGTAATTCTGGGGTGTCGCCGAATGAGTTCACATTTGCAATGGTTTTGTCTACTTGCGCAAGGTTGGTGGATGTTGGGTATGGTAGACAAGTTCATTGTGGTATAATTAAAATGGGGTTTGAGTTGAGCTCGTTTTGTGAAGGTGCACTCATTGATATGTATGCCAAGTGCAATTGTGTGGGTGATGCTTGCCACGTTTTCAACAGCTCTGTGGAGTCGGATACAGTTGCTTGTACTGCAATGATTACTGGGTATGTTCAAGCTGGATTCCCTGAGGAGGCGCTGAAAGTGTTCGAGGAGATGAAGAAAGTTGGCCGTGCTCTAGACCAGGTGGCTTATGTCTCTGTGATTAGTGCTTGTGTTGGTCTGGGAAGGCTTAATGATGCTTGTGAGTTGTTTGCCCAGATGTCCAGCGCGAATGTTGTGGCTTGGAATGTGATGATCTCAGGGCATGCAAAGGGAGGTTATGAGGTGGAGGCCGTTAAGTTTTTCGTAAAAATGAGGAAAGCTGGCATAAAACCCACAAGGTCCACCCTAGGAAGCATATTAAGTGCAATTGCTAGTTTAGCGGCTTTAGATTATGGATTGCTAATTCATACTCATGCAATTAAACAAGGTTTAGATTCTAGCTTTTATGTTGGAAGTTCTTTAATCAATATGTATGCCAAGTGTGAAGAAGTAGATGCTGCGCGGAaagtattttgtattttagatGAGAAGAATATTGTTTTGTGGAATGCAATGCTTGGAGGTTATGCACAGAATGGGTATGCCTATGAAGTCCTAGAATTGTTCTCCAGTATGAGAAACAGTCGCATTCAGCCAGATGAATTTACCTTCACTAGCGTTCTGAGTGCATGCTCTTGTTTGGAGTTCTTAAAAATGGGTTGCCAGTTGCATTCAGTTATTATCAAGAAAAAATTGGCATCAAATTTGTTTGTGGCAAATGCATTGACAGATATGTATGCAAAATCTGGGGCTCTGAAAGAAGCAAGAAAACAGTTTGAGCTCATAAGGAATCGAGACATTGTTTCTTGGAATGCAATTATTGTTGGTTATGTCCAGGAGCAGGATGAGGAAGAGGCTTTCCACATGTTCCAAATGATGAATTTGCAAGGGATACTGCCAGATGAAGTGTCCTTGGCCAGTATTCTTAATGCTTGCGCCAATATCCGAGCACTTAAACAGGGGCAGCAAGTCCATTCCCTCTCTTTGAAATCTGGCCTGGAAACAAGCCTTTATGCTGGCAGCTCACTTATTGACATGTATGCCAAGTGTGGAGCCATTGACGCTGCACACAAGGTCTTCTCTTGTATGGCCCATTGGAGTGTGGTCTCAATGAATACTATGATTGCTGCCTATGGTCAAAGCAATCTAGAGAAAGCAATAAATCTGTTTCAAGAGATGCATGTCATAGGATTAAAGCCGACAGAAATCACATTTGCAAGCCTTTTAGATGCATGTAGTGGACCATATGTGCTAATAATAGGGAGGCAAATCCACTGTCTAGTATTAAAGAGAGCCCTTCTGTACGGTAGTTCTGACTTTCTATGTGTATCTCTTTTGGGAATGTATATGAAATCTCAATGCCAACAAGATGCAGACATTCTTTTCTCTGAGCTTCCGAGGCCAAGAAGTAGAGTGTTATGGACTGTTATTATTTCAGGACTCATTCAGAATAATTGCTCTGAGAAGGCTTTACAGATGTACCACCAAATGCGTTGTGAGAATGCCCTGCCTGATCAAGCCACATTTGCTAGTGTCCTTCGAGCTTGTGCTGTATTATCTTCTTTAAGTGATGGTAGAAAAATGCATTCTCTCACTTTTCATACTGGTTTTCATTTAGATGAGCCAACTAGTAGTGCCCTTATAGACATGTATGCTAAATGCGGGGATGTCGAAAGTGCAGTGCAAGTTTTCCAAGAAATGAGTAGTAAAAATGATGTTATTTCTTGGAATTCGATGATAGTTGGACTTGCTAAAAATGGGTATGCAGAATATGCACTAAAAGTCTTTGATGAGATGAAGCAAACACGCATTATGCCTGATGATGTCACATTCCTCGGCGTTCTAACTGCTTGTAGTCATGCAGGAAGGGTAGCTGAAGGCCATCAAGTCTTTGATATTATGGTTCATGATTATGGTTTTCAGCCTAGGGTGGATCATGTTGCCTGCATGGTTGACCTTCTTGGCCGGTGGGGTTTTCTCAAGGAAGCAGAGGAGTTTgttaacaaacaaaattttgaatctgATGCTATGATATGGGCCACACTACTTGGTGCCTGCAGATTACATGGAGACGAATTAAGGGGACGATACTCAGCTGAGAAACTCATTGAGTTAGATCCCCAAGATTCTTCATCCTATGTACTGCTTGCTAACATTTATGCTGCATCAGGAAAATGGACTGAGGTAAACTCTTTGAGGAgggaaatgaaagaaaaaggagTAATGAAGTTGCCTGGATGTAGTTGGACTGTGGTGGGACAAATGACACATAAGTTTTCTGCTGGAGATAAGTCTCATCCCAAAACTGATGAAATCCATTCAGTTTTGAAGTATTTGACAGCACTgattaaagaagaaaattatgTTGTGGACATAGATTCTTTCTTGCATGATGAAGATTGA
- the LOC107421611 gene encoding protein trichome berefringence-like 7, protein MEMVFSFAKLKLFSPRGLSLGNGIIKDHCKIWIFHSINGLVAIGSLTSFILAMAYAYLYLFPSSRPVIRSYGISNSTGSIEKCNLFQGKWIPDENYPLYNASDCPFAERGFNCFANGRRDRGYSKWRWKPKDCDIPRFNVQAVLEKLRGKRVVFVGDSLSRTQWESLICILMTGVDDKKSVYEVNKNKITKQIRFLGVKFSSFDLRIDFYRSIFLVQPGPAPPRAPKRVKTTLRLDVLDDISKEWIDSDILIFNSGHWWTPSKLFELGWYFQVDKSLKLGMPINTAFRKALNTWASWVEKKINTNRTSVFFRTFEASHWSSRSRKTCKVTRRPWFSTRGKERSPISDTIINVVRKMSVPVTVLHVTRMGAFRIDAHVGTWSDNPSVKDCSHWCLPGVPDMWNEILLSYLMLPNLVSSNEQ, encoded by the exons ATGGAGATGGTgttttcttttgcaaaattgaaacttttttcCCCAAGGGGTTTGAGTCTTGGGAATGGAATCATAAAGGATCATTGTAAAATCTGGATTTTCCATTCCATCAATGGACTTGTTGCAATTGGCTCTTTGACATCTTTCATTTTAGCGATGGCATATGCTTATCTGTATTTGTTTCCAAGTTCTCGTCCTGTGATTCGTAGTTATGGGATTTCTAATTCCACTGgttccattgaaaaatgtaATCTTTTCCAAGGGAAATGGATCCCGGATGAAAATTACCCTTTGTACAATGCCTCGGATTGTCCATTTGCAGAACGTGGATTTAATTGCTTTGCTAATGGGAGGAGAGATAGAGGCTATTCAAAGTGGAGGTGGAAACCAAAGGACTGTGATATTCCAAGGTTTAATGTCCAAGCTGTTCTCGAAAAACTTCGAGGGAAAAGAGTGGTTTTTGTGGGTGATTCATTGAGCAGAACACAGTGGGAGTCTTTGATTTGTATACTTATGACaggtgtggatgataagaagaGTGTTTATGAAGTGAATAAGAATAAAATCACCAAGCAGATTAGATTTTTAGGTGTAAAGTTTAGTTCTTTTGATCTTAGGATCGACTTTTACCGGTCAATCTTCCTAGTGCAGCCTGGTCCAGCTCCTCCCCGTGCACCGAAGAGGGTTAAAACTACTCTCAGACTTGATGTGTTGGATGATATTAGCAAAGAATGGATTGATTCTGACATTCTGATATTTAATTCAGGACACTGGTGGACACCAAGTAAACTTTTTGAGCT GGGCTGGTATTTCCAGGTCGATAAATCACTGAAGCTTGGAATGCCAATCAATACTGCCTTCAGAAAAGCATTGAACACCTGGGCATCTTGGGTTGAGAAAAAGATCAACACAAATAGAACAAGTGTATTCTTCCGGACCTTTGAAGCATCGCATTGGAG tagtCGAAGTCGTAAGACCTGCAAAGTGACTCGACGGCCTTGGTTTAGCACTAGAGGGAAAGAACGAAGTCCGATTTCAGATACCATAATCAATGTTGTAAGGAAAATGTCTGTACCTGTTACAGTTCTGCATGTTACGCGTATGGGAGCGTTCAGGATTGATGCTCATGTAGGTACATGGAGTGACAATCCATCTGTGAAAGATTGTAGCCATTGGTGTCTTCCTGGTGTACCTGATATGTGGAATGAAATTCTGTTATCATATCTCATGCTGCCGAATTTGGTTTCGTCCAATGAACAATAG